A stretch of Lysobacter sp. K5869 DNA encodes these proteins:
- a CDS encoding XdhC/CoxI family protein, with product MADSPEPSSLSRAAPGGVRAVVEASGAAAARGDPATLILVLETEGSTYVRAGALALFGACDGQVGWLSGGCIEPEIEQRAAEAADAQGIDWMDIDTRSDEDLFTGSAPGCRGRLRLALLPLAALGEWPALVDEWRRGHGDLRLDVRPGGALAASVGDERLRWTLPAAPLPWTPAAEGWRLDIAAPPSVLILGAGPETPSLLPLLRTLGWMTTLVERRPRWAALAALADHAVARSPAQALATARAHDAALVMHHHFELDREALEHLGGDGGQAIGFVGLLGPQRRREDLFRVLPASARESLTPRLHSPIGLALGGEGPEAIALSVAAQLQRHRHGGA from the coding sequence ATGGCCGATTCGCCGGAACCCAGCTCCTTGTCGCGCGCCGCGCCCGGCGGCGTGCGCGCGGTCGTCGAAGCCAGCGGCGCGGCCGCCGCGCGCGGCGATCCGGCGACCTTGATCCTGGTGCTGGAAACCGAGGGCTCGACCTATGTCCGCGCCGGCGCGCTGGCGCTGTTCGGCGCGTGCGACGGGCAAGTCGGCTGGCTCAGCGGCGGCTGCATCGAGCCGGAGATCGAACAGCGCGCGGCCGAAGCCGCCGACGCCCAGGGCATCGACTGGATGGACATCGACACTCGCAGCGACGAGGACCTGTTCACCGGTTCCGCGCCGGGCTGCCGCGGCCGCCTGCGCCTGGCCCTGCTGCCGCTGGCGGCGCTGGGCGAATGGCCGGCGCTGGTCGACGAATGGCGCCGCGGCCACGGCGACCTGCGCCTGGACGTGCGGCCCGGCGGCGCGCTCGCCGCGTCGGTCGGCGACGAGCGCCTGCGCTGGACCCTGCCCGCCGCGCCGCTGCCGTGGACGCCCGCCGCCGAGGGTTGGCGTCTCGACATCGCCGCGCCGCCCTCGGTGCTGATCCTCGGCGCCGGCCCGGAAACCCCGTCGCTGCTGCCGCTGCTGCGCACGCTGGGCTGGATGACCACCCTGGTCGAACGCCGCCCGCGCTGGGCCGCGCTGGCCGCCTTGGCCGACCACGCCGTCGCGCGCAGCCCCGCGCAGGCGCTGGCGACCGCGCGCGCGCACGACGCCGCGCTGGTCATGCACCACCATTTCGAACTCGACCGCGAAGCGCTGGAGCATCTCGGCGGCGACGGCGGCCAAGCCATCGGCTTCGTCGGCCTGCTCGGTCCGCAGCGGCGACGCGAAGATCTGTTCCGGGTGCTGCCGGCGAGCGCGCGCGAATCGCTGACCCCTCGGCTGCATTCGCCCATCGGTCTCGCGCTGGGCGGCGAA
- a CDS encoding xanthine dehydrogenase family protein molybdopterin-binding subunit, translating to MNTLDAPSRRRFLKSGALIGGGLVVGFVVPGAKRFAEAAPHTAAAVSSGFAPNAFLRIGGDDTVTVLLSHSEMGQGIWTGLAMLIAEELDADWSKIKVEHAPAAPDYKHTAFGMQMTGGSTSTWSEFERYRMAGATARALLLAAASKQLGVPAEQLRTENGAVIAGSRRLRYGEFVAAAAKLPAPATPPKLKDAKDWKIIGKPTRRLDGPEKIDGRAKFGMDVQFEGLLTALVARAPVFGGTVKSVDDSAARKLPGVRDVVQVPTGVAVVADHYWAAKQGRDALKIDWDLGPHSAGLDDAKLRAEFARLAAAGGGAVAAQAGDADAGLKNAAKVIEAEYHVPYLAHAPMEPLNCTVKIGADACEIWTGTQFQTLDQELAAKIIGFKPEQVRIHTTFLGGGFGRRATPTSDFVSEAVHVAKAAGKPVKTVWSREDDVRGGYYRPMYLQRARIGLDKEGRPVAWKQTMVGQSIAAGSPFESAMVKNGVDATSVEGVADSPYVKATKDHLVELHSPKTGIPVLWWRSVGHSYNGFIMESLIDEAAHAAKQDPVAYRRALLREHPRHLGVLELAAEKAGWGTPLPRGRARGVAVHESFGSYIAQVAEVSLETAPGGGKRIRVHRFVCAIDCGLAVNPDGVRAQMESGINFGLGAALYSELTFKDGRVRESNFHDYRVLRLDEAPAIEVHIVASAEKMGGAGEPGTAPVAAAVANAVFALSAQRLRELPLRVPA from the coding sequence GTGAACACCCTCGACGCGCCCTCGCGGCGCCGGTTCCTGAAAAGCGGCGCGCTGATCGGCGGCGGCCTCGTGGTCGGCTTCGTCGTGCCCGGCGCCAAGCGCTTCGCCGAGGCCGCGCCGCATACCGCCGCGGCGGTGTCCAGCGGCTTCGCGCCCAACGCCTTCCTGCGCATCGGCGGCGACGACACCGTCACCGTGCTGCTCTCGCATTCGGAAATGGGGCAGGGCATCTGGACGGGCCTGGCGATGTTGATCGCCGAAGAGCTCGACGCGGATTGGTCCAAGATCAAGGTCGAGCACGCGCCCGCTGCGCCGGACTACAAGCACACCGCGTTCGGCATGCAGATGACCGGCGGCTCGACCAGCACCTGGAGCGAGTTCGAGCGCTACCGCATGGCCGGCGCCACCGCGCGCGCGCTGCTGCTGGCGGCGGCGTCGAAACAGCTCGGCGTGCCGGCCGAACAGCTGCGCACCGAGAACGGCGCGGTGATCGCCGGTTCGCGCCGGCTGCGTTACGGCGAATTCGTCGCCGCCGCGGCCAAGCTGCCGGCGCCGGCGACGCCGCCGAAGCTCAAGGACGCGAAAGACTGGAAGATCATCGGCAAGCCGACCCGGCGCCTGGACGGGCCGGAGAAGATCGACGGCCGCGCCAAGTTCGGCATGGACGTGCAGTTCGAGGGTTTGCTGACCGCCTTGGTCGCGCGCGCGCCGGTGTTCGGCGGAACGGTCAAATCCGTCGACGACAGCGCCGCGCGCAAGCTGCCCGGCGTGCGCGACGTGGTCCAGGTGCCGACCGGCGTGGCCGTGGTCGCCGATCATTACTGGGCGGCCAAGCAAGGCCGCGACGCGTTGAAGATCGATTGGGACCTCGGCCCGCACTCGGCCGGTTTGGACGACGCCAAGCTGCGCGCCGAATTCGCGCGGCTGGCCGCGGCCGGCGGCGGCGCGGTCGCGGCGCAGGCCGGCGACGCCGATGCGGGCCTGAAAAACGCGGCCAAGGTGATCGAGGCCGAGTACCACGTGCCGTATCTGGCGCACGCGCCGATGGAGCCGCTCAACTGCACGGTCAAGATCGGCGCCGACGCGTGCGAAATTTGGACCGGCACCCAGTTCCAGACGCTGGATCAGGAACTCGCGGCCAAGATCATCGGCTTCAAGCCCGAACAGGTGCGCATCCACACCACCTTCCTCGGCGGCGGTTTCGGCCGGCGCGCCACGCCGACCTCGGACTTCGTGTCCGAGGCCGTGCACGTGGCCAAGGCCGCGGGCAAGCCGGTCAAGACGGTGTGGTCGCGCGAGGACGACGTGCGCGGCGGCTACTACCGGCCGATGTATCTGCAACGCGCGCGCATCGGCCTGGACAAAGAAGGCCGGCCGGTGGCGTGGAAGCAGACCATGGTCGGCCAATCCATCGCCGCGGGTTCGCCGTTCGAATCGGCGATGGTCAAGAACGGCGTGGATGCGACCTCGGTCGAGGGCGTGGCCGATTCGCCTTACGTCAAGGCGACGAAGGACCACTTGGTCGAACTGCATTCGCCCAAGACCGGGATTCCGGTGCTGTGGTGGCGCTCGGTCGGCCACAGCTACAACGGCTTCATCATGGAAAGCCTGATCGACGAGGCCGCGCACGCGGCCAAGCAGGACCCGGTGGCGTACCGGCGCGCGCTGCTGCGCGAGCATCCGCGCCATCTGGGCGTGCTCGAACTCGCCGCCGAGAAAGCGGGGTGGGGCACGCCGCTGCCGCGCGGACGCGCGCGCGGCGTGGCCGTGCACGAGTCGTTCGGCAGCTACATCGCCCAGGTCGCCGAGGTCTCGCTGGAGACCGCGCCCGGCGGCGGCAAGCGCATCCGCGTGCACCGCTTCGTCTGCGCGATCGATTGCGGCTTGGCGGTCAATCCCGACGGCGTGCGCGCGCAGATGGAATCGGGCATCAACTTCGGCCTCGGCGCGGCGCTGTACAGCGAGCTGACCTTCAAGGACGGACGCGTGCGCGAATCCAACTTCCACGACTACCGCGTGCTGCGCCTGGACGAGGCGCCGGCGATCGAAGTGCACATCGTGGCGAGCGCGGAAAAGATGGGCGGCGCGGGCGAGCCGGGCACCGCGCCGGTCGCGGCGGCGGTGGCCAACGCGGTGTTCGCCCTGAGCGCGCAGCGGCTGCGCGAATTGCCCTTGCGAGTGCCGGCCTGA